DNA sequence from the Marinilongibacter aquaticus genome:
GCCGTATTGTTGTCCGTTTTTTTCGGCCAAATCGGCAAAGGGCAACTCCGTGGTTAAAGATTGGTTTTCGGCGAGAATGTCGTTTTTCAATTGCATCGACCAATTGTTGGGCAAAACGCTGGCAGGCGTAGGTACAAAATCCTTTGCGGCAACCTTTTGGGCATATTGCAGATATGCTTTCAGCATTTTCGGTCCTTCGTTTGCGGAATTCTCAGTGTTCAGCTTGTCTGGCGAAATGCTGCACACCACAATAACCCTTTCGCGAGCCCGAGTAATGGCCACATTCAAACGGTTTTCGCCACCTTTTTGGCTCAGTGAGCCGAAATTCAACTTCATTTTTCCACTGCTGTCTGGGGCATAACCCACCGAAAAAATGACGAGATCAAATTCGTCGCCTTGAATGTTTTCGATGTTTTTGATCGTCACGTTGGGGCTCTCTTCCAGCAGTTCTGAAATGTATTCGGCCTGATGAAAATTGAAGGTCACGATGCCAATACTTTTGTGATTGCCCGCAGACTTGAATAGGCGAACCAGCTCTTGCACTCGCTGAGCTTCTTTTCGGTTTACTTGCTTTTCCCATACACCGTCCACTTCGATGTATTCGATGGCCGGTTCGCCATCGTTCAATTCTTTGAAATCCGGCAGTAGTTTGAGTTGGTTGTTGTAAAAGGTTTTGTTTGCAAAGTCGATCAAATCGATTGATTTGCTTCGGTAATGTCCCTTCAGAATGGTTTGCGGCAAAAATTGCGAAGCCAAATCGAGCAAAGATTCAACTTCCAAAAGCACTTCTTCGTCTTTTTCTTCCTCAAAACGAATCCGGTAAAGGTCGTTGGGCTGCAATTGTTGTTTGTCGCCGACAATGACTACCTGTTTTCCTCTCAGCATCGCGGTCAGCCCGTTTTCCGAGAAACATTGTGAAGCTTCGTCAAAAACCACAAGATCAAAAATGGGCTCTTTTTTCAAAGGGAAAATGGCCGAAACGGTTTCTGGAGAAGCCATCCAGCAAGGCAACAGATCGAAAAGCTCGTGGTCGAATTCCTCGATCAGTTTACGCACAGGCCATATTTGCCTTTTTTTACTGACTTGATGTTTGAGCTCCCGGTATGTGGTGGGATTGCCCAAACGGTTTTTCTCAATGTTTTTGTAAGTGTGTTCCCGCAGTTTGAGCAAAAGGTGATCTGTACTGAATTTCCTTTTTTTCATGATAAGCTCTTGCAATTCTTTTTCCAGAATTTCCAATTGCAGACTGCTGACCTGCCGTAGTTTCGGATTTTTCGATTCAAGATCGTCGATCATATAAAGCATCAGGTTTTGCTCAAAATTGCGAGCAAATTGGCTTTCGTAATGTGCGGTTGTTTCGCGATAGCAATATTTCTGGACATCGCTCAACGACTTGAACAGGGCGTCGCGGGCTTGAATATTATCGAATTCGGTATCCAAATATTGGTTTATTTGGTCGAGGTTTCTGCTTTCAATTTCCTCAATTTGCTGAAACGAAAAAAGTTGCAGCCAGTGTGCATGATGTTCACGGATGAAATCTATGCAGCTTTTACGGTTTTGTATCCATTGGTCGAAGCCCGGTTTCGTATTCGAAACGAGCGGTTCTTTGAAGAAATCACAATGCGTATCGATATCCGCCCAGAGCATAGCCACTGCAATTTGAGCATTCAGTTCATCCCGTACTTCGGTTATGGTCGGCTTTTCCTGTTTCATCCCAATTGAGCGGGCAATGTCTCGTAATGCAATGACCTGCTTCAAATCCAGCTGAAGGGGTTCCAGTTGGTCTTCGTCTTCTGGCAAACCCAAGGTATGCAGCAAATGATAAATTTGCTTTTTCTCTTTGGAAAGGAGTTTCCAAGAAATGGAACCCAAAAGGCTGTTGTTTTTATTCCAAGCAGTTTCTACCTGTTCCAAAGCCTCCTCGGGTTGGTCGATGGCTAAAATGGCCTCTTTGAGGCTTATTTGTTCAATCTGATTGGCTAGATTTCTTTTCTGATTCAGGTTTTCAGGATCTTGTGCCGCAAATTTCAGAAGAGCGAACATCTTATCATCAGAAATGAGCTTTTGGTACAGTTCGATCAATTCCAATTCTTTCTCTACTTCGAGTGTGAACGGAGAGTGCAGGGCTTCGGCCTGTGTTTTTACCTCTGTGATGGAATAAAGAGAGGTTTTGAGGTCTTTGAGCTCATTGAGCGTATGCGTGCTGAAATCTTTTCTTTTAGTCCAGAATCTCGCTTCTTCTGTGCCATTTTCCAAATGATCGCGGTAACGTTCCAAGGTTTCGAGGTCTTGCAAGAAGCTGCCAAGCGTATCGAAATGAAAAAAGGAATATTGTTGGTCGAGATTTAATGTTTTTTCTTTGACGCCCTTGCAAAGCAAATAGAGCTCTTTTATAGGTTTTCCGAACGTAGAATCATCAAATAAGGCCGATTTGAAAATTTCCAACTCTTCTACAACTTTGTCGATTTTTCGGCATACGGCATCGAATTCCCTTTCCAGAAAAATGGCATTGAGGCTTTGGTTTTCGTGCTTATAGGCCAAAATACCTTCGATCTGTCTGTGCAAGAGGTCGTAAAGGCCGCGTCTGTCGCTTTTGAAATCGTGCACCAAAGCCAAAAAAGATTGCATGCCGACTTCGCTTAGGCGTGTGTAAACGGTGTCGATGGCAGCTCGTTTTTGGCAAACCAAAAGCACCCGTTTGCCTTCGGCGGCGTAATCGGCCATGAGGTTACAGATCATTTGCGATTTTCCTGTGCCGGGAGGGCCTTGAATGACCATCGATTTTCCCGCTTTGATTTGCCGAATGGCGTCTTCTTGTGAGGCGTCTACGGGCAAAGGAAGTCTCAGGTTTTCTTCTTTAATGTCGCGTGAAGGCACCTGGTGTTTGTCGAGATAGGCTTCAAGGTCTTGGTATTTCTCGGAAAAGCCGTTTTGAATCAATTCGCTGTAATCCGAAGAAATATAGGAGCCTGCTTGTGGAAAAATGCCCAACACAGCCTGTGGGAACAGTTTGAGTTCGCCGATGGCGGTTTCGTCAAAGTCCTTTTTCTTTTTGTGCGGAAAGGCTTCTATTTTCGTTTGGAACAGCTCGGAATTGAAATTTAAAACAACTTTGCTTTCTTTCAGCAATTCATAAAGTTCGGTCAAAAAAGCTTGGTGTCCGGTTCCGAGTTCGTCGAGGCTTTTTTCAATGAGCTCGTCTTCAATGGTCACTTTGTTGAAATAAGCGAAGGCGAGTAAAAAACTTCTGTTCAAAAAAGCGGGATTGTCTTTCCGTACCAAAAACCAATGGTTGTTTTCCAGCCGGAGTTCATATGGAAAAAAGGCCAAGGGGCAACGCACGAGCGTACCGTCCAGCAATTTCCCTTCAACAAAAGGATAGCCCAAGTAAAGGTCTTCGGCTCCTCTTTCGTTTTTGAGTGTCTCGTTGGTTTTCGACAGAAGTTTCAAGTCTTGGGCAAGAGCATTGCTTTTTCCGTCTCGTGGATCAATATTAGGGCATAGTTTTATTTTATTTTGAGCATTCAGCACCTGGTCTACATATTGGAAAGCCGGGTTTCCGTCCACAAAATCCAGACTATATAAATCAAAGAATTGTCTTCTGAAAGGTTTCAGGAGCAACAAAGAACGATTTCCAGAGGTAAGGTTTGTGAGCCGCTTTTGGTATGTTTTTAGCAGGTTTATCATGGTGTTCAAAATCGGAAAGAGCCAAAATGAAAGATTTAATTTTTAAGAGATTGCCATCAAATTACACCCACGAATATCGGAATTGTCGAAGCGGCCTACAACTCTAAAGTGCTGATAATCGTCGGAGTAGCTTCCGAGGTCTTGCGTTTCTATAAAACAGCAGGAATCTATATTGGCGAGATCAAATACATTGATGCCACCGGTTTGGTTGCGTTTATGCTTTGGCCCATCGCCCAATTGGAAACTCGGTAAATAGCTGAAAGGATCGTTTACATCGCGTAGTAAAATACGCATACTTGGGGCAGATTGAAAAAGCCCATCGGTTTGAGCATAGGCCTGAGAAAGTAATTCGGTCATACCGTATTCCGAATGAATGGATTTTACACCGAAAGCATTTTTTAGTTTGTCGTGCACTTCTTCTCTAAGCATTTCTTTTTTACGGCCTTTCATGCCCCCTGTTTCCATAACGATCAAGCGGTCGCTAAATTCTTTCAGGAACCCAAGCTCTGCTGTTTTTTCAGACAAATCGAGTAGGGCAAAAGTCACACCCCAGAGCAATATTTTTCTGCTGCTGTTGCGTAGCAAAGCCTCGAGTTGCCGCAAGAGTTCGTCTATATTGTCGAGGTAAAAGCCCGATTCCTGCGAGAAGCTGTTGTGAATAAAACCTTGAACCATATAGACAAGCGACGACTGCCCCTTTTCCAGATAATTGGGCAAGAGTGCCAAAATGTGGTAGTTGTTCAGTGGGCCATAGAGCCATTCGAAAGCTTTTATGCTCGAAAACTCGTAAAAGGGTAAGTCGGCGATGTAGTGTTTGGCGTTCAGGCTCGAAGTGGTGCCGCTGCTTTCGAATACATGCTGGATTTCTATTTGGCCGCTGACGATTTCCTGTGTCTTGAAAAATTGAATGGGTAAACAGGGTATTTTTTCAAGATGTGTGACTTTCAAAGGGTCGATTTGGAGGTTTTTTAAAAATGCTTTGTAAATTGGATTTTGCTCGGCTTGATACCTGAAAATTTCCAATGCCAAAGGTTCAAAATTGGGGTCATTGGGTTTTAAGGAAAGAACAGCAGCCTTTAATTCGTCTTTGATGTTCACAAGTGCGACAGGAAAAAATTGAGATGAAATATAAACCAAAAGAACGGGTGATTCGTTCTTCTAAAAATGCTTTTCAACTTGGTAAATTTCGGTAAAACTATTCTGATTATTGCAATCTTGGGTACATTGGTTTCTTGTTTCAAGGAGCCCAATTTTTCTATGACCCCGAATATCAAATACAAGGATTTTTCGAAAGACCTCATTCTCGACGAATTCACGGGCGGTACCAAAGATACCATAGTGGTGAATATCGAGTTTCAGGATGGCGACGGCGACCTTGGATTGGGCGAGGATGATAAAGCCGATGCTGTGGCCAACAACAATTTCAACTATATTGTGAAGGCGTACCGTAAAAAGAACGGCAGTTTCACGGCATACGAACCTTTGGAGCCGATTTCCGGCTTTTTCCCGAAACTTGCCGACGACACAAAACCAGGGCCAATTGAGGGCACTTTAAGCTACGGGATGGATTTTTACCATGCCTTTACACCGAAATTTGACACGCTCAAATTTGAAATTCAGATCAAGGACAGAGCAGGAAACCTGAGCAATACAGTCGAAACCGACGACATTGTATTGAATGCCATCGAGAGCAATTGATCGATATCCCTAAATGATGATCCGGAATGTTGTGCCTTGCCCGGGCTCCGACTCTTTGACGAACAGTTTGCCTTTGTGATACGTTTCGATAATGCGTTTGGCAAGGGTAAGGCCCAGTCCCCAACCACGCTTTTTGGTAGAATAGCCCGGATTGAAAACCTTGATTTGTTGGGCTTTGGTCATGCCTTTTCCCGAATCTTTGAGGTCGATAAAAACTTTGTCCTTTACTTCGAAAATATGCACACTAAGTTGGCCGACCCCCGCCATTGCATCGACCGCGTTCTTGCATAAGTTTTCAATCACCCATTCAAACAAATTCTTGTTTATTTTGCTCATGTGATCGGGTGGCAGTTCATTTTTTACAGTCCATTGGATTTTTGTAGAAATTCGCCTTTCGAGGTAGAGGATGGTCTGTTCAACGAATTGGCCGATATTTTCCTCTTTCATGCTCGGGATCGAGCCAATATTCGAGAAACGCGTGGTAATGGTTTCCAAGCGGTGAATGTCTTTTTCCATTTCATCGCCAATCGAATCGTCGAAGTTTTCTTGGGTTCTCAATACGGCAATCCAGCCCAACAGCCCAGAAATCGGCGTACCCAGTTGGTGGGCCGTTTCTTTGGCAAGCCCAACCCAAACGCGGTTTTGTTCTGCTCTTCGCGAAGAGTTGTAGGCAATGTAAGCCAATGAGCCGAATATCAGGAAGGTGGTCAGGATGATGTAGGGAAAGAAGCGGAGCTGTTTCAGTACTTCTGAACTGGAATAATAAAGGTTGAGTTTAATGCCCTCTTGTTCGATCAAAATGGGGGCATGTTCTTCGGCCATGAGGGCTATACGATCCATAAGAATGGCATCCCTTTCTTCGAGGCTGTAATTTTTGGTGGTGTCTGCGAGCTCTTCGACATTCACGTAGTTCACGGGTTTTCCGTCGATAACAACAATGGCGGGTATGGTTTTGTTGGCTTCTACCACCTCCGAAACGAAAGTGTAGTCGCAAGAGGCGTCCACTTCCTGTTCGATGAAAAAGCGGAGGCTTTCGGCATAAAGTCGGGCGTATACTTCTTCACGATCTTCCAGTTCTTTTCCAATCAAATTGAAATAGAAAATCACCCCTGCACCGATAACCAACAATATGGCAATGACGCTGATTCGCCACACCGAAAATTGCTGGTAAATATTGAAAAACATTTTGTTGGAAGCCATAATGATTCGTCAGCTAAAAGGGGAACTTTATTCAACCCCTGATGTTGTTTTTAGGTGTTCGCAGTATAACGAATGCCCTTTGGGCAGACGTGATATTGGGGAGATAATTCACCTAATTTAGAAACTTTATAAATTGGAACATAAAGATTTCTGGGTGATAATTTTATGCTAATATAGGTGTAAATTTGCAGTCGATTTTTAATGGGGATGGCAGAACAATTTAAAGCATTTTCGATTTCACATAAACTCGCTCCACTCGATTTGAGAGAGCGGATTGCTCTTTCTGAGGAAGAATCGAAATCCTTGTTGCTCAAAATTCGGGATGTCTTCCACCTTCAAGAAGCTTTGGTGCTTTCAACCTGCAATCGCACAGAGATTTATTACACCTCTCTCGAAGACCAAAGCGAAGCCCTTGTCAAGCTGCTCTCGGCCGAGAAAGGGATTTCTTCAGAGCAAATCATGCCTTTCGTGGAATCGTATACGGCCGAACAGGAAGCAGTGAATTATTTGTTCGAAGTGGCTGTCGGCTTGCATTCTCAAGTGGTAGGGGACTTGCAGATTCCCAATCAAATCAAAAATGCGTATCAGTGGTGTGCCGATATGGAAATGGCCGGGCCTTTTCTCCATCGTCTCATGCATACGGTATTTTTTGTGAATAAACGTGTGTTTCAAGAAACGGCGTTTCGCGACGGAGCAGCCTCAACGAGCTATGCTGCAGTTGATACCATAGAGTCGTTTTTGCCCTTATTGCCGGATCCTAAAATCTTGGTTTTGGGTTTGGGTGAAATCGGGCAAGATGTGGTGCGTACTTTGTGCGATAAAGGCTATACGAATTTTGTGATTTCCAACCGTACATTGACGAAATCGCAGAACATTGCAGATGAACTTGGTTTGGCGGTGATGCCTTTTGAGGAAGTGAGGGAGAAACTGAGCGATTTCGATATCGTAATATCTTCTGTACGTGCCGACGAACCTGTGATCGATATAGAGCTTGTGCGTTCGCTGACGCAGAAGAGCGTAAAATACTTCATTGACTTATCGGTGCCGCGAAGCATTGCCCGTGGAATCGAACACCTGCCGGGTATGGTGGTTTACGATTTGGATGATATCCAAAAGAAAACCAACGAGGCATTGGAAAAACGCATGGCCTCTGTGGCAGATGTGAAAAGAATTATAGTGGAAGCTGAAGCCGATTTTGCAGACTGGTCTGATCAAATGGTGGTTTCGCCAACTATCCAAAAGCTAAAAGGGGCTTTGGAAACGATCCGCAAACAAGAAATGGCGAAATACATGAAAAGCCTTTCTGAAGAAGAAGCGGTAAAGATGGATAAGATCACTGCCAGCATGATGCAAAAGGTGATCAAGCTGCCTATTCTACAACTTAAGGCCGCCTGTAAACGTGGAGAAGCAGAAACCTTGATCGACGTACTCAACGATCTCTTCAATTTAGAAAAGGTAGAGGCCTAATTTCCATTTTTTCCTTCAAGAGAATTCCATAGATTTGTTAGGTTGATTTTTCAGTTCCCTGAAGATATTTGTCTTTATCACCTTAACACAATAAACTATGCGGAAATATATGGCCTTTGGGGCTTTGCTCGTCATGTGCATTGCGGCCTGCTCGCCCTATAAAAAGTATGCCGAAACCGAAGAACCCTGGGAAGATGAAGTGTATGGCCTTGAGCTGCTCGACGATCAAGAAACGTATTCAGACGATGCCGTGCTTTTTATCGGTAGCTCCAGTATTCGGCTTTGGAAAACCATAAAAGAAGATATGGCACCCTACGAGCCAATTCGACGCGGCTACGGTGGGGCACATTTTTCCGATCTCATCCATTTTACCAAGCGTTTGGTCTATCCCCATCATTTCCGTGCCTTGTGTATTTTTGTAGCCAACGACATTACTGGGGGCAAAGATGACCTTTCTGTTCACGAAACGATGCGTTTGTTCAAAGAAGTGGTGAACACTGTTCGTGTAAAATATCCAGATGTGCCGATTTTCCCTATTGCGGTTACGCCAACCAATAGCCGCTGGAAAGTGTGGCCTACAGTGGAAAAATTGAATGCCAAAATGGCTTCATATTGCCAAAGCCATGCCAACATGTATTTTATCAATCCAGGAGAGGCCTATATCGGAGAAGACGGAAAGCCGATTTCTGCTTTGTTCAGAGAAGATCAGTTGCACCAAAACGAGGAAGGCTATGACATCTGGGCCAAATACATCAAAGCGGAGCTGGATAGAGTATTGAAATAAAAAACAAGCTTGAATTATACAAAATGAAAAAAAACAAAATAAAAGGACTGGCTTTGGGCTTGTCTTTGCTTGCAATGTACGGATGTACGCCTTCTGGCAATAAAGAAGAAACCGAATCGGAAACCAAAACAGAAACAGAGGAAGTGAAAGACATCGAATTGTTTGTGGGTACATACACCAAGCGTGACAGCAAAGGGATTTACCGTTTCACGTTTAATCCAGAGACGGCCGAAACCAGTTTAGTCTCTGTGACCGAAGGAATCGAAGACCCTTCTTTTCTGGCCTTGTCTCCCGATCAGAAATATTTGTATTCCGTGAGTGAATTGAAAACGGGTTCTGTTTTTGCCTATTCAATTGGCGACAGCAGCCTTACCGAAATCGACAATGCCTTGTCTGGTGGTGTGCACCCTTGTCATGTGGCGGTAGACAAAACAGGCAAATGGGTGATTGCGGCCAATTACTCAAGCGGTAGCTTGGCTGTGCTTCCCGTGCTCGAAAACGGCGGAGTAGGCGAGGCTGTTCAGGTGATTCAGCATGAAGGGCATGGACCAGACAAGGGAAGACAGGCTGGGCCTCATGTGCACTCTGTGAACATTGCTCCGAACAATAAAGATGTGTTTGTTTGCGATTTGGGAATCGATAAAATCATGGCCTACCGTTTGGACGAAGCCACAGGGCAATTGACCGAAGGGAATTCGGTGGATGTGAAGCCGGGTTCTGGGCCAAGGCATTTTGCTTTTCACCCCAATGGCGAGTATGCTTATCTAATTCAGGAAATGGGCAATCTGGTGACGGCCTATAAATACAGCGACGGAAAACTGGAGGAAATCCAGGAAGTAAATACCCTGCCCGAAGGCTTTGAAGAGCGAAGTGCTTGTGCGGATATTCACATCTCGAACGACGGGAAATTCTTGTACGGCTCGAATCGCTTCCACGATTCCATCGTCATTTTTGCCATCGATCCAGAAACGGGAGAATTGAACTTGGTGAGCCACCATTCGGTAATGGGGCAAGTGCCTCGTAATTTTGCTTTGACTCCCGACAATAAATACCTTTTGGTGGCCAATCAGGAGAGCGACGATATCATTGTGTTCAGCCGTGATGCGGATACAGGGAAAATCACACCCACTGGCCAAAAGATTGCCGTTTCTATGCCGGTATGCCTTATTTTTAGAAAATAAAGACTTTGGTTTGAAGAAGAATGCCCAATTTTGGGCGTTCTTTTTTCAGAACTTTACCAAAACTTTATGTTCAGACAATTCCTAGTGTTGGTTTTGGCAATGACTTGCCTCTCATGCGACTGGTTTTCCGATCCGAGTCCAAATCCACGTAACGAACTTCCAAGTTTTTCGAGCACGCCTACGATGGTTCCAATCAGTCCGGGACCGCTCAACGAGGCTTCAGGAATGGTTTCTTCCTTGAATTTCCCTGGAGCTTTGTGGTTAATCAACGACAGCGGAAACAATACCGATGTGCACCTGCTCAATGCCGATGGAACTTATATGGGCAATGTGAAATTGATCAATGTAACCAATAGAGATTGGGAAGATATTGCGATGGGACCAGGGCCTGATGAAGGAAAGAATTATTTGTATGTATCGAATACGGGCGATAATCTCGAGGTGTATTCAGATTACAGCATTTTGCGTTTCCCAGAACCCCAATCTTTGGGTGAAAATATAAACCCAGAGCCTATACGTTTTGTGTACAGCGACGGGAAAAGCTACGATACAGAGGCTTTGTTTGTAGATCCCAGTTCTCTTGATTTGTATCTGGTGACCAAGAGGCAGTTTTATGCTGTAAGGCTTTATCGAATTGCTTATCCATACAGTATTCTGGACGAAAACGTGGCCGAGTTTTTGGGTACTTTACCGCTGAGTTCGATTACCGCTGCAGACATCAGTAAAAATGGGAATGAAATTCTGCTCAAAGATTACAATGCCATTTTCTATTGGAAACGAGCAGATGGAGAAAGTATAGAGGATGCTCTTTTGAGAAAGCGAGATTTGTCTCTGCCTTATTCCAAGGAAGTGCAAGGAGAAAGCCTCTGTTTTGACAGCAATGATATGGGATATTTCACGATTTCGGAAAAGGCCGATAGTGTGGACCCCATCACATTGAATTATTATGCTCGCGAAAGCGAGGCTGTATCTACGGGCAATTGAAAGAGAGCCATTGACCTTGTGCTGTATTGAAAACAAGGTCAATGGTTTTTTATTTTATCGCATCATCTTGCCTAATTTGCCCACACCCTGCATCTGATTCATTTTCTTCATCATTTTACGCATTTGGTCAAATTGTTTAAGGAGATTGTTCACTTGTTGGATAGATGTTCCGCTTCCGTTTGCAATACGTTTGCGGCGAGAGCCATTGATCATGTCCGGATTTTCACGCTCGGCCGGAGTCATAGATTGGATAACCGCTTCTATCGGTTTGAATGAATCGTTGTCGATGTCTATATCTTTGATGGCTTTGCCCATTCCGGGAATCATGCCCATCAAATCTTTCACATTACCCATTTTTTTGATCTGCTGAAGCTGGCTCAAAAAGTCGTTGAGGTCAAATTTATTTTCCCTCATTTTTTTGTTCAACTTCTTGGCCTCTTCCTCATCGTAGGCCTGTTGGGCCCGTTCTACCAATGAGATGACATCGCCCATTCCCAAGATACGGTTGGCCATGCGGTCGGGGTGGAACACGTCGAGGTCTTCCATTTTTTCGCCCGTACTGA
Encoded proteins:
- a CDS encoding acyl transferase, coding for MNIKDELKAAVLSLKPNDPNFEPLALEIFRYQAEQNPIYKAFLKNLQIDPLKVTHLEKIPCLPIQFFKTQEIVSGQIEIQHVFESSGTTSSLNAKHYIADLPFYEFSSIKAFEWLYGPLNNYHILALLPNYLEKGQSSLVYMVQGFIHNSFSQESGFYLDNIDELLRQLEALLRNSSRKILLWGVTFALLDLSEKTAELGFLKEFSDRLIVMETGGMKGRKKEMLREEVHDKLKNAFGVKSIHSEYGMTELLSQAYAQTDGLFQSAPSMRILLRDVNDPFSYLPSFQLGDGPKHKRNQTGGINVFDLANIDSCCFIETQDLGSYSDDYQHFRVVGRFDNSDIRGCNLMAIS
- a CDS encoding lactonase family protein, with translation MKKNKIKGLALGLSLLAMYGCTPSGNKEETESETKTETEEVKDIELFVGTYTKRDSKGIYRFTFNPETAETSLVSVTEGIEDPSFLALSPDQKYLYSVSELKTGSVFAYSIGDSSLTEIDNALSGGVHPCHVAVDKTGKWVIAANYSSGSLAVLPVLENGGVGEAVQVIQHEGHGPDKGRQAGPHVHSVNIAPNNKDVFVCDLGIDKIMAYRLDEATGQLTEGNSVDVKPGSGPRHFAFHPNGEYAYLIQEMGNLVTAYKYSDGKLEEIQEVNTLPEGFEERSACADIHISNDGKFLYGSNRFHDSIVIFAIDPETGELNLVSHHSVMGQVPRNFALTPDNKYLLVANQESDDIIVFSRDADTGKITPTGQKIAVSMPVCLIFRK
- a CDS encoding sensor histidine kinase — translated: MASNKMFFNIYQQFSVWRISVIAILLVIGAGVIFYFNLIGKELEDREEVYARLYAESLRFFIEQEVDASCDYTFVSEVVEANKTIPAIVVIDGKPVNYVNVEELADTTKNYSLEERDAILMDRIALMAEEHAPILIEQEGIKLNLYYSSSEVLKQLRFFPYIILTTFLIFGSLAYIAYNSSRRAEQNRVWVGLAKETAHQLGTPISGLLGWIAVLRTQENFDDSIGDEMEKDIHRLETITTRFSNIGSIPSMKEENIGQFVEQTILYLERRISTKIQWTVKNELPPDHMSKINKNLFEWVIENLCKNAVDAMAGVGQLSVHIFEVKDKVFIDLKDSGKGMTKAQQIKVFNPGYSTKKRGWGLGLTLAKRIIETYHKGKLFVKESEPGQGTTFRIII
- a CDS encoding GDSL-type esterase/lipase family protein, with the protein product MRKYMAFGALLVMCIAACSPYKKYAETEEPWEDEVYGLELLDDQETYSDDAVLFIGSSSIRLWKTIKEDMAPYEPIRRGYGGAHFSDLIHFTKRLVYPHHFRALCIFVANDITGGKDDLSVHETMRLFKEVVNTVRVKYPDVPIFPIAVTPTNSRWKVWPTVEKLNAKMASYCQSHANMYFINPGEAYIGEDGKPISALFREDQLHQNEEGYDIWAKYIKAELDRVLK
- the hemA gene encoding glutamyl-tRNA reductase — translated: MAEQFKAFSISHKLAPLDLRERIALSEEESKSLLLKIRDVFHLQEALVLSTCNRTEIYYTSLEDQSEALVKLLSAEKGISSEQIMPFVESYTAEQEAVNYLFEVAVGLHSQVVGDLQIPNQIKNAYQWCADMEMAGPFLHRLMHTVFFVNKRVFQETAFRDGAASTSYAAVDTIESFLPLLPDPKILVLGLGEIGQDVVRTLCDKGYTNFVISNRTLTKSQNIADELGLAVMPFEEVREKLSDFDIVISSVRADEPVIDIELVRSLTQKSVKYFIDLSVPRSIARGIEHLPGMVVYDLDDIQKKTNEALEKRMASVADVKRIIVEAEADFADWSDQMVVSPTIQKLKGALETIRKQEMAKYMKSLSEEEAVKMDKITASMMQKVIKLPILQLKAACKRGEAETLIDVLNDLFNLEKVEA
- a CDS encoding DEAD/DEAH box helicase yields the protein MINLLKTYQKRLTNLTSGNRSLLLLKPFRRQFFDLYSLDFVDGNPAFQYVDQVLNAQNKIKLCPNIDPRDGKSNALAQDLKLLSKTNETLKNERGAEDLYLGYPFVEGKLLDGTLVRCPLAFFPYELRLENNHWFLVRKDNPAFLNRSFLLAFAYFNKVTIEDELIEKSLDELGTGHQAFLTELYELLKESKVVLNFNSELFQTKIEAFPHKKKKDFDETAIGELKLFPQAVLGIFPQAGSYISSDYSELIQNGFSEKYQDLEAYLDKHQVPSRDIKEENLRLPLPVDASQEDAIRQIKAGKSMVIQGPPGTGKSQMICNLMADYAAEGKRVLLVCQKRAAIDTVYTRLSEVGMQSFLALVHDFKSDRRGLYDLLHRQIEGILAYKHENQSLNAIFLEREFDAVCRKIDKVVEELEIFKSALFDDSTFGKPIKELYLLCKGVKEKTLNLDQQYSFFHFDTLGSFLQDLETLERYRDHLENGTEEARFWTKRKDFSTHTLNELKDLKTSLYSITEVKTQAEALHSPFTLEVEKELELIELYQKLISDDKMFALLKFAAQDPENLNQKRNLANQIEQISLKEAILAIDQPEEALEQVETAWNKNNSLLGSISWKLLSKEKKQIYHLLHTLGLPEDEDQLEPLQLDLKQVIALRDIARSIGMKQEKPTITEVRDELNAQIAVAMLWADIDTHCDFFKEPLVSNTKPGFDQWIQNRKSCIDFIREHHAHWLQLFSFQQIEEIESRNLDQINQYLDTEFDNIQARDALFKSLSDVQKYCYRETTAHYESQFARNFEQNLMLYMIDDLESKNPKLRQVSSLQLEILEKELQELIMKKRKFSTDHLLLKLREHTYKNIEKNRLGNPTTYRELKHQVSKKRQIWPVRKLIEEFDHELFDLLPCWMASPETVSAIFPLKKEPIFDLVVFDEASQCFSENGLTAMLRGKQVVIVGDKQQLQPNDLYRIRFEEEKDEEVLLEVESLLDLASQFLPQTILKGHYRSKSIDLIDFANKTFYNNQLKLLPDFKELNDGEPAIEYIEVDGVWEKQVNRKEAQRVQELVRLFKSAGNHKSIGIVTFNFHQAEYISELLEESPNVTIKNIENIQGDEFDLVIFSVGYAPDSSGKMKLNFGSLSQKGGENRLNVAITRARERVIVVCSISPDKLNTENSANEGPKMLKAYLQYAQKVAAKDFVPTPASVLPNNWSMQLKNDILAENQSLTTELPFADLAEKNGQQYGRLLFTDDDHFYSAQSVKESFAYSPLILKQKGWELERAWSRNWWQQVKRPSLLSEGTAKTK
- a CDS encoding PE-PGRS family protein, which translates into the protein MFRQFLVLVLAMTCLSCDWFSDPSPNPRNELPSFSSTPTMVPISPGPLNEASGMVSSLNFPGALWLINDSGNNTDVHLLNADGTYMGNVKLINVTNRDWEDIAMGPGPDEGKNYLYVSNTGDNLEVYSDYSILRFPEPQSLGENINPEPIRFVYSDGKSYDTEALFVDPSSLDLYLVTKRQFYAVRLYRIAYPYSILDENVAEFLGTLPLSSITAADISKNGNEILLKDYNAIFYWKRADGESIEDALLRKRDLSLPYSKEVQGESLCFDSNDMGYFTISEKADSVDPITLNYYARESEAVSTGN